Proteins from one Desulfonema limicola genomic window:
- a CDS encoding DUF917 family protein, producing MGKEITANEITIKKQGLATTSNYRKLNLDDIKNVAQGACFLASGGGGSLQLTLTKIIPAFFSEQTEINLVGLEALTWEGDWGGVVAGMGSPMKLFDDPELVKAAIPTYEKLAELCFAFKAAGQAKYDSLKLMDFCLPVEIGAVNSIVPMIVANGLPQIFDPWPVPVVVIDADGTGRAVPTLSLTMYARQIDLYPNILGGNNETEPGTYFDYGSLNVQDETTLEAAFLGMINSKAFGNASGLAIYAANGPTFQSCNPISNGISDSLQIGTITTQTTGADRLSNVLRYINETMERKARQIFYGKVTDMKMATAGLDTGYVIITGAEAFDGQTFKLFVENENIWGQLSNSSGDQPWIVGPDSMNYLTDDGFVFDNSDLWALYEKGERPTISVIGIQAATMVLDNSGLMAAWAHEVQSKKGPSNYITPWLT from the coding sequence ATGGGAAAGGAAATAACTGCAAACGAAATAACAATTAAAAAACAAGGATTGGCAACCACCTCAAACTACCGTAAATTGAATTTGGATGATATTAAAAATGTAGCGCAAGGCGCATGCTTTCTGGCATCAGGTGGTGGAGGTTCACTTCAACTAACACTTACTAAAATAATTCCAGCCTTCTTTAGCGAACAAACCGAGATTAACTTGGTTGGGCTTGAAGCCTTGACGTGGGAAGGCGACTGGGGCGGAGTTGTTGCTGGTATGGGCTCACCCATGAAGCTTTTCGATGATCCTGAACTGGTAAAAGCAGCAATTCCCACATACGAAAAACTTGCCGAGTTATGCTTTGCTTTTAAAGCTGCTGGACAAGCCAAGTATGACTCTTTAAAACTAATGGACTTTTGCCTGCCTGTTGAGATAGGGGCAGTGAATAGTATCGTACCGATGATAGTGGCAAATGGCCTGCCACAGATATTTGATCCCTGGCCAGTGCCGGTAGTTGTAATAGATGCGGATGGTACAGGCCGTGCTGTCCCTACACTTTCACTCACCATGTATGCTCGCCAGATTGATCTATACCCAAATATCCTTGGCGGAAACAATGAGACAGAACCTGGAACTTATTTCGACTACGGCTCACTCAACGTTCAAGATGAAACAACACTGGAAGCTGCCTTCCTTGGAATGATTAACTCGAAAGCTTTTGGAAATGCTTCCGGTCTTGCTATTTACGCGGCAAACGGACCAACATTCCAAAGCTGTAATCCAATTTCCAACGGCATAAGCGACTCCCTACAAATAGGAACCATCACAACTCAGACTACTGGAGCAGACCGATTGAGCAATGTACTCCGTTATATCAATGAAACCATGGAACGTAAGGCAAGACAGATATTTTATGGGAAGGTAACAGACATGAAAATGGCTACCGCGGGCCTGGATACCGGCTATGTAATCATAACCGGAGCAGAAGCATTTGACGGACAGACCTTTAAACTGTTCGTTGAAAACGAAAACATCTGGGGGCAGCTAAGCAATAGTAGCGGTGATCAACCTTGGATAGTAGGGCCTGACTCTATGAATTACCTCACGGACGACGGCTTTGTATTTGATAACTCGGATCTGTGGGCGCTTTATGAAAAAGGCGAGCGGCCAACTATCAGTGTTATTGGCATCCAGGCTGCTACAATGGTTCTCGACAATAGCGGATTAATGGCTGCCTGGGCACATGAAGTTCAAAGTAAAAAAGGCCCATCTAACTATATTACTCCCTGGTTAACATAA
- a CDS encoding PIN domain-containing protein yields the protein MKVYFDNCTIQRPLDDKSQLRILIESEIILGIISLIESEQIELVSSEVLIFEAGRITDIFRKEHTLRTLNRAKEVIMLDDEIEKRAEEFVRIGLKPIDALHLSAAEKIKTDCFCTCDDRFFKKAKKISEIRTNVVSIFELLKEIENEYQSNGTE from the coding sequence ATGAAAGTATATTTTGATAATTGCACTATTCAGAGACCGTTGGATGATAAGAGTCAATTGAGGATATTGATTGAAAGTGAGATAATTTTGGGAATTATTTCATTGATTGAATCAGAGCAGATAGAACTGGTTTCATCAGAAGTCCTGATTTTTGAGGCGGGAAGAATTACAGACATATTCCGCAAAGAGCATACTCTGAGAACACTGAACAGAGCAAAAGAGGTGATAATGCTGGATGATGAGATTGAAAAACGTGCGGAAGAATTTGTCAGGATAGGATTAAAGCCGATTGACGCGCTGCATTTGTCAGCCGCAGAAAAGATAAAGACTGACTGCTTTTGTACCTGCGATGACAGGTTTTTCAAAAAAGCGAAAAAAATAAGCGAGATCAGAACAAATGTGGTGTCAATTTTTGAACTGTTGAAGGAGATTGAAAATGAATATCAGAGTAACGGCACTGAATGA
- a CDS encoding reverse transcriptase N-terminal domain-containing protein: MEHGKPDCLRKCGNRPARAGHRQAGMGGWKKRMPCCNGADRGSKFALTRKSADFQQVLNHEKSLKRCYRERTVRRQPEAVDGIPGDGKRWNSIIWKEIFKIVNRIQARIVKAVKAGDTKKVRGLQRLLRRSKAAKLMAVRRVTSNRGKKTPGIDNVRLNTPAKKQQAVRQLNSWKYKAISLKRIYIPKKNKKKRPLGIPSMIDRCEQALEMLALDPISECKADKCSNGFRKKRAAHDAIEGCYNALRLKGSPAWIKESC; the protein is encoded by the coding sequence GTGGAACATGGTAAGCCTGACTGTCTCCGCAAATGCGGAAACCGACCCGCAAGGGCAGGCCACAGGCAGGCAGGTATGGGAGGCTGGAAAAAGCGAATGCCGTGCTGTAATGGTGCGGACAGGGGTTCAAAATTTGCCCTGACTCGAAAGAGTGCAGACTTCCAGCAGGTCTTGAATCACGAAAAAAGTTTGAAAAGATGTTACCGGGAGCGCACGGTTAGACGACAGCCAGAAGCTGTTGACGGCATCCCGGGCGATGGAAAAAGATGGAATTCCATAATATGGAAAGAAATTTTCAAAATCGTAAATCGAATACAAGCCCGTATCGTGAAGGCAGTAAAAGCAGGAGACACGAAGAAAGTTCGAGGATTACAACGGCTCCTGCGGCGCTCAAAGGCTGCGAAATTAATGGCAGTCAGACGAGTAACCTCAAATCGGGGAAAGAAAACACCGGGTATTGACAATGTAAGACTTAATACACCGGCTAAAAAACAGCAGGCTGTCCGACAGCTTAACTCTTGGAAATATAAAGCAATTTCACTTAAACGCATTTATATTCCCAAGAAGAACAAGAAAAAACGCCCACTGGGAATTCCTTCAATGATTGACAGATGCGAACAGGCATTGGAAATGCTCGCACTTGATCCAATATCCGAATGTAAAGCAGATAAATGCTCAAACGGATTTCGGAAAAAAAGAGCGGCACATGATGCAATAGAAGGCTGTTACAACGCACTTCGTCTGAAAGGAAGCCCTGCATGGATAAAGGAAAGCTGTTGA
- a CDS encoding type II toxin-antitoxin system RelE family toxin, which translates to MISQILPSFKKVFRSLPKEIKKQAKEAYKIWKENPFDKSLGFKKIHPSKPIYSVRITINWRALGVKENDTITWFWIGSHEKYNTVIKQLK; encoded by the coding sequence ATGATTTCCCAAATTCTTCCAAGTTTCAAAAAGGTTTTCCGATCTTTACCAAAAGAGATAAAGAAACAGGCAAAAGAAGCATATAAAATCTGGAAAGAAAATCCTTTTGATAAGTCACTGGGATTCAAAAAAATACATCCTTCAAAACCCATATATTCAGTGAGAATTACCATTAACTGGCGAGCATTGGGAGTCAAAGAAAATGATACAATAACATGGTTTTGGATTGGTTCGCATGAAAAGTACAACACAGTGATAAAACAACTAAAATAA
- a CDS encoding DUF3883 domain-containing protein, with protein sequence MSDNKHENYELLNLIGYGLAKFDMNFVKEFGFKTKIAFYEYIVSLKIAETKGVVKNRQDLFDPFFDSGRKGWWQKGDAYIHRKILIDSLFGDLNYSQYAGMVKIYIQSSFGEIEKPETVSPLMRTRFKQLQVTGQEAEIYFMHNYKNIETFSNGTLDDARLFGDGYDFQIEVTETYFLAEVKGVRASSGCIRLTENEFTKASEYKSKYGLIVVSNLSDLPKMTAVFNPIQSISLTKKIISQTQTTYHSEFISW encoded by the coding sequence ATGAGCGACAACAAGCACGAAAACTACGAACTGTTGAATCTGATAGGATACGGATTAGCCAAATTTGATATGAACTTTGTTAAAGAATTTGGTTTCAAAACAAAAATAGCATTCTATGAATATATCGTATCGCTCAAAATTGCAGAGACAAAAGGAGTAGTAAAGAATCGGCAAGACCTTTTTGACCCTTTTTTTGACAGTGGGAGAAAAGGTTGGTGGCAAAAGGGCGACGCTTATATTCATAGAAAAATCCTGATTGACTCTCTGTTTGGAGACCTGAATTATTCTCAATACGCTGGAATGGTAAAAATTTACATCCAAAGCAGTTTTGGAGAAATAGAAAAACCTGAAACCGTCAGCCCACTTATGAGAACTCGGTTTAAACAACTTCAAGTCACTGGTCAGGAAGCCGAAATTTACTTCATGCACAACTATAAAAATATAGAGACTTTTTCAAACGGTACACTTGACGACGCAAGGCTTTTTGGTGATGGTTATGATTTTCAAATTGAAGTTACTGAAACTTATTTTTTAGCTGAAGTGAAAGGTGTTAGGGCTTCTTCGGGATGTATCCGACTTACCGAAAATGAGTTTACGAAGGCAAGTGAATATAAAAGTAAGTATGGTTTAATTGTGGTAAGCAATTTATCAGACTTGCCTAAAATGACGGCAGTATTTAATCCAATTCAGAGTATATCATTAACGAAAAAGATAATTTCTCAAACTCAAACAACTTATCATTCAGAATTTATATCATGGTAA
- a CDS encoding group II intron reverse transcriptase — protein sequence MDKGKLLTKPSKSSIASIKEKIRETIKTNKTVKTENLIEKLNPVIRGWGNYFRHSASKRTFTSIDHAVFEMTWKWAKRRHPGKSLKWIKSKYFQQEKNRNWVFKEKRNRHSLFKMDSIPIRRHIKIKGEANPYDPKWYEYFTERAMKLRKQSIKTRQDVLWIEQKGICPACQTELDKGEEWHTHHLKPKSKGGKDNLENLILMHSVCHRQIHANPNTGYLLPDASRHFIKA from the coding sequence ATGGATAAAGGAAAGCTGTTGACAAAACCGTCAAAATCAAGCATTGCATCAATAAAAGAGAAAATCAGGGAAACCATAAAAACCAATAAAACGGTTAAAACAGAAAACCTGATAGAAAAACTCAACCCTGTAATAAGGGGCTGGGGAAATTACTTCCGGCATTCAGCCAGTAAAAGGACTTTCACCAGTATTGACCATGCAGTATTTGAAATGACGTGGAAATGGGCAAAACGGAGACATCCTGGAAAATCTCTTAAATGGATTAAATCCAAATATTTTCAACAGGAGAAAAACAGGAACTGGGTATTCAAAGAAAAAAGAAACAGACATTCATTATTTAAAATGGATTCTATCCCTATTCGGAGACACATAAAGATCAAAGGGGAGGCGAACCCCTATGACCCGAAATGGTACGAATATTTTACAGAACGTGCCATGAAACTCCGAAAGCAAAGCATTAAAACAAGACAGGATGTTCTATGGATAGAGCAAAAAGGCATCTGTCCGGCATGTCAAACCGAACTCGACAAAGGGGAGGAATGGCACACACACCACCTGAAACCAAAAAGTAAAGGGGGTAAGGACAACCTGGAAAATCTTATTTTGATGCACTCCGTATGCCACAGACAGATTCATGCAAACCCGAATACAGGATACTTGCTGCCGGATGCTTCACGGCATTTTATCAAGGCTTGA